In the genome of Ferrovibrio terrae, the window CAGGCCGAAGCCCACTGCGGCCATGCCGCGCAGCACGACCAGCCACCAGCTCCGGCGCGGCATCGGCGCGGCGGCGCCGGGCGGCATGCGTTCAATGATCGGTTCCCGGTCCTGAGTCATCCTGTCCTCGTTCATGCCGGGCAGTATAACGGCTGAGTTGCCGATTGTCGCGCCGGGAGCAGCGCGCTACCCTTGGCGCATGACAGACCTCTCCGCTTTCATCGCCGGCCTGCCCAAGGCCGAGCTGCATATGCATATCGAGGGCAGTTTCGAGCCCGAACTGATGTATGCGCTGGCGCAGCGTAACAATGTTGCCTTCGCCTATGACTCGGTCGACGCCCTGCGCGCGGCGTATAAGTTCGGCAACCTGCAGGACTTCCTCGACCTCTATTACCAGGGCATGGGCGTGCTGCTGACCGAGCAGGACTTTTACGACCTCGCCATGGCCTATTTCCGTCGCGCCGCATCGCAGACTGTGCGCCATGCCGAGATCATGTTCGATCCTCAGGGCCATACCGATCGCGGCGTGAAGTTCCAGACCATGATCGACGGGCTGTGGCGCGCCAAGGCAGACGCCGAGCAGCAGTTCGGCATGACCATCGGCATGATCCTGTGCTTCCTGCGGCATCTGGATGAAGCCAGTGCGCTGCGCACGCTGGAAGAGGCGTTGCCGTGGCGCGACCGCTTCATCGCCGTCGGACTCGACTCATCGGAAAAAGGCCATCCGCCGTCGAAATTCAAAAACGTCTTTGCCCGGGCGCGGGCGCTGGGCCTGAAGGCCGTGGCACATGCCGGCGAGGAAGGCCCGCCGGACTACGTGTGGGAAGCGCTCGATCTGCTCAAGGTGCATCGCATCGACCATGGCAATCGCTCATTGGAAGACGACGCGCTGGTGGCGCGGCTGGTGCGCGACAAGATGCCGCTCACCGTCTGCCCGCTGTCCAACCTGCGGCTCTGCGTGGTGGACGACATGACCCAGCATCCGCTGCGCCGCATGCTGCGGGCCGGACTGGTGGCGACGGTGAATTCCGACGATCCGGCCTATTTCGGCGGCTATGTGAACGAGAATTACAATGCCGTGCAGCAGGCGCTGGATTTAAGCCGCGACGAGATTGTGGCGCTGGCCGAAAACGGCTTCCGCGCCGCGTTCATCGATGCGGCGGCGCAGCAGCGACACATCGCGGCGCTGCGGGAATACGCCGTCAGCGACTGATCTCACAGGTTCCTCGGCCGATAGCCGCATCCCAGATTGTCGGGTGAGCGTGTCGACATCGGCGCCCAGTCGTAAGCCAGCAGCCGCTTCGGATCCTCGCGCGCCCAGCGCAGCGCGTCATGCCCGATCCAGAGCCCGAAGGATGGCGGCCCCGGCGGCTCCGGCACCACCTCATAATGCGGATAGCGCACAAGAATCTGCCGTTCGTTTGTGGTGAATCGCGCCAGCAGCCGGTAGATCTGCCGCGCGAAACGGGCATGGCCTTTGTGATGCGGGGCCGTATGAATCTCTATTAATCCCTCTTTGAAACGCTCGGGCCCCTTGTCGTCGGCCGGTGTTGGCTCGGCGCCTTTCCCCAAACCGATCTGCGGCCACGACTGCCCTTCGATGCTGACTGACCAGCGAACACCTTTATGTATGGTGAGCTTTGTCGCCGGATCGAAGTGCATTTCAATCGGATATATGAGATCTGGATCCCAGAGGCTTCGCACAAGATGAAGCTCCGGTTGCTCGGCTCCGATCTCTTCGGCAATGGTCAGATGCCGGTTGTACAGCGCATCCGGGAAAGCTTCTTCCAGGGCTGTCGCGAACAGTTTCCAGTCCAGCGGGCTCCAGCAGACATACCGGCTAAACACGCTGGGCCGCGTCAAACGCTGGATTTTCACAATCTCTGGCTGGTCGATTTTCGCTTTCCGCATGGCCACTCACCGGGCTGGCAGCAGGCCGTCGCGCCGCAGCTTGCTATCCAGATCATCCCACATCGCCCGACAGCGCGAGGCAACATACTTCGCATAGTCCGATTCGCTTTCGCCCGGCTTCATCTTGCGCGCCCAGCCGGCGACGCCGACTTTAATATTACTTTCCAGCTTGTCGAAGCGTCGTCCTTCGTTGGCGGTCAGGCTCAACCGGTCATGTCCGTCGCCGGCCTTCTTGATGTCGACAGTGTTCATGCGTGCGGTATAGGGCGAAGCTTGGTCAACTTTCTTATCTTGATCATCAAGCCTGCCGAAGCTGGCATCCGGACGGCTGAACGTTTTACTTCCATCGGGCCGGATGACTTCTTCCCGCAGGTATTTATCGCTCTCATCGCCATCCTTATATGCACCTGCAACATGCTTCAGTTCGCCCGCGAGGTCCGGATAGGCCTGAAGTTCCTCCAGGCAGGTGCGCACCATGATACGGTTGGCCTTCTCGGTTTCCGGCTTGCCGCGACTGCCATATGGATTGAGTTCCACGATGATGCCGGCCAGCCCTTCGGCGACAGGCTGCTGGGCCGGCGGCAGGCCCGAGATCCACTCCTTCGTCTCGGGCGGGATCAATCGCTCGTCGTCGGGCTGTTTGTCCGCGGCCGGTCGGCCCTGCTGTGGCGGCTTGCTCTCAGATGGTTGCAGCGGCGGCACAGTTGCGCCGGCTTTCTCCGTCTCGCCCATCGGACGTGAGGGCGGTGCATCCGGCATGGTCGGCGGATGGGTGAATGTCTCGCCACGGTTCTTCAGGTACTGCTGCCGCAGGTATTCGCTTGCGCCGATCGCCAGCGGCGCCCCCATGAGCAGCAGAGGCAGCGCCACAGGCAGCATGGTTTCCTGCTGCCCGGGTGCGGGCGGCGAAGCCGGTGCCTCATCTGTCATGCTGGTATTCAGCAATTGAATCTGCGGCTTCTGTTCCGGCCCGCGCCATTCCATGGTCTGTAAGGTTGGCTCCGGATCACCGTCACGCTTCTCCATCGTGCGGTAAGGTGGCAGCGCGTCGGGATCGCGCGCGTAAGACTCGAAGAATCTGTCGACCTGCTGTGGTGTCGGGATCGGCTGGCCGCGCAGGCGTCCGCCCAGCAGGCCCTGCAGGCTCATCAGCGTTTCGCCTTCGCCATTCTCCCCCGCCATGCCGTTGCGCAGCGGCAGCAGCAGTCCGTCGACCGGCAGCCCATTGGCCTTCTGCACCCTTCCGATGGCGCGGAACAGCGGTTCGCCGGCCCAGCCCGTCGGCACGCCCGGTGCCGGCAGTTCGTATTCGCCCAATGAGGACAGCAGCGTCTGCGCCTTGATCACATCGGCGCGATCGTTGTCGCCATTGCGGCCGACCGAGCCGGCGAAGCTGAAGGGATCGGTGTCTTCAGGGAAGGGCAGCAGGCTCATGTTTCGCTCCGGAATATGGAGGACTGAGAATATCTGGACTTTGATCCTATTATAATGTACTATTTATGTTCTTAATGTCAACTGGAGATATATGACCTGGACGAGTGGGGACTTGAATGCGGGTGTATGCATCATCGCCAGGATTTCGGGCGGCGGGTGCGGATGGTTGGCTTGGACAATGACAAGGCGAACGAACCGCTACGAACGCCAACGAAGCGCTACGAACACGCGCGAACACGCGCGAACACCAACGAGCATCAAACGAACCGCTACGAACACCAGCGAAGCGAAACGAACGTAAACGAAGCGCTATGAACCCAAATGAGATCATTTGATACCAATGATATTACTGCCGGTATTCCCGCCTCTCATCCGCAACCCTCGGCCTTGTGTCGAGGGTCCATCTGCACGTTCCGATGCGCGGAGGGTTGGGATGGATCCTCGGCCAAGAAAATGTCCTGGGCCCGAGGATGACGGTTTTGGTCTACCGCTTGCTCGCCTGCTTCACCGCATCGAGCAGCCAATCGCGGAAGGCGCGCAAGGCCGGATCGTTGCGGCGCGCCTCGGGATAAAACAGGCAGTAGGCCTGCTTGCTGCCGATGCTCTGCGTAAACGGCATCACCAGGCTGCCGTCGGCCAGTTCGGGCTCCACCAGGAAGCGTGGCACGATGGCAGCGCCCAGGCCAACGACGGCGGCCTGCACCACCATGGCGAACTGGCCATAGCGCGGGCCCAGCGTCACCTGCGGGGCCGCCATGCCGGCGGCAGTGAACCAGTCGGCCCAGGCCGAAGGCCGTGTCGATTGCTGCAGCAGCGGCAGCTTGAACAGGTCTTCCGGCTTCTTCACGCGGTGTTTCGTCAGCAGCTTTTTCGACGCCACCGGCACCAGCTCTTCCTCGATCAGGCGGTCGACTACTGCGCCAGGCCAGACCGGATCGCCGAACGAGATCGCGGCATCCAGAGGCTCGGCGGCGAAATCGAACGTCTCGATCCTTGTGGGCAGGTTCACCGTGATCTGCGGATGCTTTGCGGCAAACTCAGGCAGGCGCGGGATCAGCCAGCGCGTGCCGAAGGTAGGCAAGGTGGCGACCGTGAGGATGGCATTGCCGCTGCGCGCTGCCATGGTGTTGACGGTGGCGGCGCCGATGCGGCCCAGCGCGTCCTGGAGTTCTCTTGCGTAGCCTGCACCGGCCGGTGTCAGCACCACGCGCTGGCGGATGCGCTCGAACAGCGTGAGGCCGAGCAGTTCTTCCAGCAGCTGCACGCGGCGGCTGACGGCGGCCTGGCTGACATTGAGTTCCGCCGCAGCCGCCGTGAAGCTCTCATGCCGCGCTGCCGCTTCAAAAGCGGTCAGCGCCGAGAGTGGCGGCAGGAAACGGCGGGGCAGGGCCAAGATATGCTCCGGAAAGTTGATAACCGTCAGTCATTAACCAATAGCAAATCATCGTTTGCGCGCCAAGCGCCGCTCGGGCAGCTTGCCGCACCAGTCGAGGGGTATAGTCTCCTCTTAAAAATCGCCACCTGAGGAAATCGCCATGAACGCGCAGCAGCCTGCCACCAAAGCCGCCTTCAAGTGGGAAGACCCCTTCAACCTGGACGCCGAACTGACCGAGGACGAGCGCCTGATCCGCGACACGGCGCGCGACTACTGCCAGAGCAAGCTGCTGCCGCGCGTGAAGGAAGCCTTCCGCGAGGAAAAGACCGATCCGGCGATCTTCCGCGAAATGGGCGAACTCGGCCTGCTCGGCTCGATGATCGACGGCTATGGCTGCGCCGGCGCGTCCTATGTGGCCTATGGCCTGGTGGCGCGCGAGGTCGAGGGCGTCGATTCCGGCTATCGCTCGATGATGAGCGTGCAGTCGAGCCTGGTGATGTATCCGATCTATGCCTATGGCTCGGAAGCCCAGCGCCAGAAGTATCTGCCCAAGCTGGCGACCGGCGAGTGGATCGGCTGCTTCGGCCTGACCGAGCCCGATCACGGCTCGGATCCGGGCGGCATGAAGACGCGCGCCAGGCAGGTGCCCGGCGGCTATGAGCTGACCGGCGCAAAGATGTGGATTTCCAATTCGCCGCTCGCCCAGGTCTTTGTCGTCTGGGCCAAGACCGAGGATGGCATCATCCGCGGCTTCATCCTGGAAAAGGGCATGAAGGGGCTGTCGGCGCCGAAGATCAACGGCAAGCTCTCGCTGCGTGCGTCGATCACCGGCGAAATCGTCATGGACAGCGTGTTCGTGCCGGAAGAAAACATGCTGCCGAATGTGCAGGGCCTGAAGGGTCCGTTCGGCTGCCTGAACAGCGCGCGCTACGGCATCGCCTGGGGCGCCATGGGCGCGGCCGAAGCCTGCTGGCACCAGGCGCGCCAGTATGTGCTGGACCGCAAGCAGTTCAATCGTCCTCTGGCCGCCAACCAGATCATCCAGCTCAAGCTGGCCAATATGCAGACCGAGATCGCGCTGGGGCTGACTGCCGCGTTGCGCGTCGGCCGCCTGCGCGATGCCGGCCAGGAAACCCCGGAGATGATCTCGCTGATCAAGCGCAACAACTGCGGCAAGGCGCTGGATATCGCCCGCATGGCGCGCGACATGCACGGCGGTAACGGCATCCACGAGGATTATCACGTGATGCGCCATCTGGTGAATCTGGAGACGGTGAACACCTACGAGGGCACGCATGACGTTCATGCGCTGATCCTCGGCCGCGCCATGACCGGCATCCAGGCCTTCTACTAAGCCCTCACCTCAAGCAGGCGGAGCTGCCGGCATGCGTGCGCTGGATGATATCGTTGTGCTGGATCTCAGCCGCGTGCTGGCCGGTCCGTGGTGCACCCAGAACCTGGCCGATCTCGGCGCCACCGTGATCAAGGTGGAAAAGCCGGGCGAGGGCGACGATACGCGCAAATGGGGTCCGATCTATCTCAAGGATCCTGCAACAGGCGCGCGCGCCGACTCCGCCTATTACCTTGCTGCCAATCGTGGCAAACGCTCGATCACCGTCGACATGGCCACGCCGGAAGGCCAGCAGATCCTGCGCGACCTCGCTGCAAAAGCAGACGTGGTGGTGGAGAATTACAAGCTCGGCGGGCTGAAGAAATACGGCCTGGATTACGACAGCCTGTCCAAGCTCAATCCGCGACTGGTCTACTGCTCGATCACCGGCTTCGGCCAGACCGGACCTTATGCGCCGCGCGCCGGCTACGACTTCATCATCCAGGGCATGGGCGGGCTGATGAGCGTGACCGGTGAGCGCGACGGCCTGCCGGGCGGCGGTCCGCAGAAGGCCGGCGTCGCACTGGCCGATGTGATGACCGGGCTTTACTCAACGATTGCCATCCTTGGCGCGCTGAACCAGCGCCATCGCTCAGGTCGCGGGCAGTATATCGACATGGCGCTGCTGGATGTGCAGGTGGCCGCGCTCGCCAACCAGGCGACGTACTATCTGGTCGGCAATGAAGTGCCCGAGCGCATGGGCAACGGCCATGCCGCCATCGTGCCCTACCAGAGTTTTCC includes:
- a CDS encoding adenosine deaminase, producing the protein MTDLSAFIAGLPKAELHMHIEGSFEPELMYALAQRNNVAFAYDSVDALRAAYKFGNLQDFLDLYYQGMGVLLTEQDFYDLAMAYFRRAASQTVRHAEIMFDPQGHTDRGVKFQTMIDGLWRAKADAEQQFGMTIGMILCFLRHLDEASALRTLEEALPWRDRFIAVGLDSSEKGHPPSKFKNVFARARALGLKAVAHAGEEGPPDYVWEALDLLKVHRIDHGNRSLEDDALVARLVRDKMPLTVCPLSNLRLCVVDDMTQHPLRRMLRAGLVATVNSDDPAYFGGYVNENYNAVQQALDLSRDEIVALAENGFRAAFIDAAAQQRHIAALREYAVSD
- a CDS encoding peptidoglycan-binding domain-containing protein, yielding MIKAQTLLSSLGEYELPAPGVPTGWAGEPLFRAIGRVQKANGLPVDGLLLPLRNGMAGENGEGETLMSLQGLLGGRLRGQPIPTPQQVDRFFESYARDPDALPPYRTMEKRDGDPEPTLQTMEWRGPEQKPQIQLLNTSMTDEAPASPPAPGQQETMLPVALPLLLMGAPLAIGASEYLRQQYLKNRGETFTHPPTMPDAPPSRPMGETEKAGATVPPLQPSESKPPQQGRPAADKQPDDERLIPPETKEWISGLPPAQQPVAEGLAGIIVELNPYGSRGKPETEKANRIMVRTCLEELQAYPDLAGELKHVAGAYKDGDESDKYLREEVIRPDGSKTFSRPDASFGRLDDQDKKVDQASPYTARMNTVDIKKAGDGHDRLSLTANEGRRFDKLESNIKVGVAGWARKMKPGESESDYAKYVASRCRAMWDDLDSKLRRDGLLPAR
- the gcvA gene encoding transcriptional regulator GcvA, encoding MALPRRFLPPLSALTAFEAAARHESFTAAAAELNVSQAAVSRRVQLLEELLGLTLFERIRQRVVLTPAGAGYARELQDALGRIGAATVNTMAARSGNAILTVATLPTFGTRWLIPRLPEFAAKHPQITVNLPTRIETFDFAAEPLDAAISFGDPVWPGAVVDRLIEEELVPVASKKLLTKHRVKKPEDLFKLPLLQQSTRPSAWADWFTAAGMAAPQVTLGPRYGQFAMVVQAAVVGLGAAIVPRFLVEPELADGSLVMPFTQSIGSKQAYCLFYPEARRNDPALRAFRDWLLDAVKQASKR
- a CDS encoding acyl-CoA dehydrogenase; this translates as MNAQQPATKAAFKWEDPFNLDAELTEDERLIRDTARDYCQSKLLPRVKEAFREEKTDPAIFREMGELGLLGSMIDGYGCAGASYVAYGLVAREVEGVDSGYRSMMSVQSSLVMYPIYAYGSEAQRQKYLPKLATGEWIGCFGLTEPDHGSDPGGMKTRARQVPGGYELTGAKMWISNSPLAQVFVVWAKTEDGIIRGFILEKGMKGLSAPKINGKLSLRASITGEIVMDSVFVPEENMLPNVQGLKGPFGCLNSARYGIAWGAMGAAEACWHQARQYVLDRKQFNRPLAANQIIQLKLANMQTEIALGLTAALRVGRLRDAGQETPEMISLIKRNNCGKALDIARMARDMHGGNGIHEDYHVMRHLVNLETVNTYEGTHDVHALILGRAMTGIQAFY
- a CDS encoding CaiB/BaiF CoA transferase family protein — encoded protein: MRALDDIVVLDLSRVLAGPWCTQNLADLGATVIKVEKPGEGDDTRKWGPIYLKDPATGARADSAYYLAANRGKRSITVDMATPEGQQILRDLAAKADVVVENYKLGGLKKYGLDYDSLSKLNPRLVYCSITGFGQTGPYAPRAGYDFIIQGMGGLMSVTGERDGLPGGGPQKAGVALADVMTGLYSTIAILGALNQRHRSGRGQYIDMALLDVQVAALANQATYYLVGNEVPERMGNGHAAIVPYQSFPTSDGHVIIAVGNDGQFAKLADELGHPEWKSDPRFATNIERLHHRAEIVAAISEETKTRTIDDLIAALEKRQVPCGPINTVDRVFADPHVQARGLQKTVPHTGQGTLPSVASPLRLSESPVSYDRGPPLLGEHTDKVLAEQLGFDAAKLAELHNKGVI